Proteins encoded in a region of the Mycolicibacterium duvalii genome:
- a CDS encoding saccharopine dehydrogenase family protein produces the protein MVDADREFDIVLYGATGFVGKLTAEYLATTATGPGARIALAGRSADRLLAVRESLGPQAQSWPLITADASQPSTLADMAARTQVVVTTVGPYLRYGEPLVAACAAAGTDYADLTGETLFIRRCIDTYHKQAQDTGARIVNSCGFDSIPSDLTVFALYRQAQRDGTGELEDTNFVVRRFAGGVSGGTVASMTELAREASLDPEARRLLNDPYTLTPDRAAEPELGGQPDARWRRGREIAPELDGYWVGAFAMALPNTRIVRRTNALLDYPYGRRFEYAEQMSVGRSIAAPVAAAMATGGNVATMGLGSRFLNRVPRGLLERVLPKPGTGPNEQTRERGHYTVETYTTTSGGARYRATMSQQGDPGYKATSVLLAESGLALALDRDKLSDLHGVLTPAAAMGDALLERLPAAGVSLEVSRL, from the coding sequence ATGGTTGATGCTGATCGCGAATTCGACATTGTCCTCTACGGCGCGACCGGATTCGTCGGCAAGCTGACGGCCGAGTACCTCGCCACGACGGCCACCGGGCCCGGGGCGCGGATCGCGCTGGCCGGGCGCTCTGCCGACCGACTGCTCGCGGTCCGCGAATCGCTCGGCCCGCAGGCACAGTCCTGGCCGCTGATCACCGCCGATGCATCCCAGCCGTCCACGCTGGCCGACATGGCTGCCCGGACCCAGGTCGTGGTCACCACCGTCGGACCGTATCTGCGCTACGGCGAACCGTTGGTGGCCGCGTGCGCGGCCGCCGGCACCGACTACGCCGACCTGACCGGCGAGACGCTGTTCATCCGGCGGTGCATCGACACCTACCACAAGCAGGCCCAGGACACCGGTGCGCGCATCGTGAACTCGTGTGGGTTCGACTCCATCCCCTCGGATCTGACCGTCTTCGCGCTGTACCGGCAGGCCCAGCGCGACGGCACCGGCGAGCTCGAGGACACCAACTTCGTCGTGCGGCGCTTCGCCGGGGGAGTGTCGGGCGGCACCGTGGCCTCGATGACCGAGCTGGCCCGCGAAGCCTCCCTGGATCCCGAGGCGCGCCGGCTGCTCAACGACCCGTACACGCTGACCCCGGACCGCGCCGCCGAGCCCGAACTCGGGGGACAACCCGACGCGCGGTGGCGCCGCGGCCGCGAGATCGCCCCGGAGCTCGACGGCTACTGGGTCGGCGCCTTCGCGATGGCGCTGCCCAACACGCGCATCGTGCGACGCACCAACGCGCTGCTGGACTATCCCTACGGCCGCCGCTTCGAATACGCCGAGCAGATGAGCGTCGGACGTTCGATCGCCGCGCCGGTGGCCGCGGCGATGGCCACCGGCGGCAACGTCGCGACGATGGGGCTGGGCAGCCGGTTCCTGAATCGGGTGCCCCGCGGGCTGCTGGAGCGGGTGCTGCCCAAGCCGGGAACCGGACCCAACGAACAAACCCGCGAACGCGGTCACTACACCGTCGAGACCTACACCACCACCTCCGGCGGCGCGCGCTACCGGGCGACGATGTCCCAGCAGGGCGATCCCGGCTACAAAGCCACCTCGGTGCTGCTCGCCGAAAGCGGGCTGGCCCTGGCGCTGGACCGGGACAAGCTGTCTGACCTGCACGGAGTGCTGACCCCGGCGGCGGCGATGGGCGACGCGCTGCTGGAACGCCTGCCGGCGGCGGGGGTGTCGTTGGAGGTCTCTCGGCTCTGA
- a CDS encoding valine--tRNA ligase, with amino-acid sequence MTSQPLTNPGLDALPKTWEPAAVETGLYDGWVQAGYFTADPGSAKPAYSIVLPPPNVTGSLHMGHALDHTLMDALTRRKRMQGYEVLWLPGMDHAGIATQTVVEKQLAVDGKTKEDFGRELFIEKVWDWKRESGGTIGAQMRRLGDGVDWSRDRFTMDETLSRAVRTIFKRLFDAGLIYQAERLVNWSPVLQTAISDLEVKYEDVEGELVSFRYGALSDAEPHIVVATTRLETMLGDTAIAVHPDDDRYRHLVGQTLPHPFLDRRISIVADEHVDPEFGTGAVKVTPAHDPNDFEIGLRHQLPMPSILDTKGRITDTGTRFDGMDRFEARVAVREALAAEGRIVAEKRPYLHSVGHSERSGEPIEPRLSLQWWVKVEALAKAAGDAVRNGDTVIHPASLEPRWFGWVDNMHDWCISRQLWWGHRIPIWHGPDGQIACVGPDETPPDGWEQDPDVLDTWFSSALWPFSTMGWPDRTPELEKFYPTTVLVTGYDILFFWVARMMMFGTFVGNDPAITGDGSGPDARPRVPFENVFLHGLIRDEHGRKMSKSRGNGIDPLDWVEKFGADALRFTLARGASPGGDLSIGEDHARASRNFATKLFNATRFALLNGAAPAPLPPLEQLTDADRWILGRLEEVRAEVDSAFEGYEFSRACEALYHFAWDEFCDWYVELAKVQLGQDISHTTAVLAAVLDTLLKLLHPVMPFVTEVLWKTLTGGESLVIADWPEPSGITVDPAAAQRVTDMQKLITEVRRFRSDQGLADRQRVPARLSEITAAGLDSHVPAISALAWLTPPSADFSASAAVEVRLSDATVVVEVDTSGTVDVAAERRRLEKDLAAAQKELAGTSAKLGNDAFLAKAPADVVDKIRARQQVADEEVARITARLAALRE; translated from the coding sequence GTGACCTCCCAGCCTCTCACCAATCCCGGTCTCGACGCCCTGCCCAAGACATGGGAGCCGGCGGCGGTGGAAACCGGGCTCTACGACGGCTGGGTGCAGGCCGGATATTTCACCGCCGACCCCGGCAGCGCCAAACCGGCCTACTCCATCGTGCTGCCACCGCCCAACGTCACGGGCAGCCTGCACATGGGCCACGCGCTGGACCACACGCTGATGGATGCGCTGACCCGGCGCAAGCGGATGCAGGGGTATGAGGTGTTGTGGCTGCCCGGCATGGACCACGCGGGCATCGCCACCCAAACCGTGGTGGAGAAGCAACTCGCCGTGGACGGCAAGACCAAAGAGGATTTCGGTCGCGAGCTGTTCATCGAGAAGGTGTGGGACTGGAAGCGCGAGTCCGGCGGCACCATCGGTGCCCAGATGCGGCGCCTCGGCGACGGGGTCGACTGGAGCCGCGACCGCTTCACCATGGACGAAACGCTCTCGCGGGCGGTGCGCACCATCTTCAAACGGCTCTTCGACGCGGGGCTGATCTACCAGGCCGAGCGATTGGTGAACTGGTCACCGGTGCTGCAGACCGCGATCTCGGACCTCGAGGTGAAATACGAGGACGTCGAGGGCGAACTGGTGTCGTTCCGCTACGGCGCACTGTCCGACGCCGAACCCCACATCGTGGTGGCCACCACCCGGCTGGAAACGATGCTCGGCGACACCGCGATCGCAGTGCACCCCGATGACGACCGCTACCGCCATCTGGTCGGGCAGACGCTGCCGCACCCGTTTCTGGATCGTCGCATCAGCATTGTTGCCGACGAGCACGTCGACCCCGAATTCGGTACCGGCGCAGTCAAAGTCACGCCCGCGCACGACCCGAACGACTTCGAGATCGGGCTGCGGCACCAGCTGCCGATGCCGTCGATCCTCGACACCAAGGGCCGCATCACCGACACCGGAACCCGTTTCGACGGGATGGACCGGTTCGAGGCGCGGGTCGCGGTGCGGGAGGCGCTGGCCGCCGAGGGGCGCATCGTCGCCGAAAAACGCCCCTATCTGCACAGCGTGGGCCACTCCGAGCGCAGCGGTGAACCGATCGAGCCACGGCTGAGCCTGCAGTGGTGGGTCAAGGTGGAAGCTCTGGCCAAGGCTGCCGGTGACGCAGTCCGCAACGGTGACACCGTGATTCACCCGGCCAGCCTGGAACCGCGGTGGTTCGGATGGGTCGACAACATGCACGACTGGTGCATCTCGCGGCAGCTGTGGTGGGGTCACCGCATCCCGATCTGGCACGGGCCCGATGGCCAGATCGCCTGTGTCGGACCGGATGAAACCCCGCCGGACGGGTGGGAACAGGACCCCGACGTGCTCGACACGTGGTTCAGTTCCGCGCTGTGGCCGTTCTCGACGATGGGGTGGCCCGACCGCACCCCCGAGCTGGAGAAGTTCTATCCCACCACGGTGCTCGTCACCGGCTACGACATCCTGTTCTTCTGGGTGGCGCGGATGATGATGTTCGGCACCTTCGTCGGCAACGACCCGGCGATCACCGGCGATGGGTCGGGCCCGGACGCTCGACCTCGGGTGCCCTTCGAGAACGTGTTCCTGCACGGGCTGATCCGCGACGAGCACGGCCGCAAGATGAGCAAGTCGCGCGGCAACGGGATCGATCCGCTGGACTGGGTGGAGAAGTTCGGAGCGGACGCGCTGCGGTTCACCCTGGCCCGTGGTGCCAGCCCCGGCGGCGACCTGTCCATCGGCGAGGACCATGCGCGTGCGTCGCGTAACTTCGCCACCAAGCTGTTCAACGCCACGCGATTCGCCTTGCTCAACGGCGCCGCCCCGGCGCCGCTGCCGCCGCTGGAACAACTCACCGACGCCGACCGCTGGATTCTCGGCCGGCTGGAAGAGGTTCGTGCCGAGGTTGATTCGGCCTTCGAGGGATACGAGTTCAGCCGGGCGTGCGAGGCGCTCTATCACTTCGCGTGGGACGAGTTCTGCGACTGGTACGTCGAGTTGGCCAAAGTTCAGCTCGGACAAGACATCTCTCACACGACCGCGGTGTTGGCGGCCGTGCTGGACACGCTGCTCAAACTGCTGCACCCGGTGATGCCGTTCGTCACCGAGGTGCTGTGGAAGACCCTGACCGGAGGCGAGTCGCTGGTCATCGCCGACTGGCCCGAACCCAGCGGCATCACCGTCGATCCGGCTGCGGCGCAACGCGTGACCGACATGCAGAAGCTGATCACCGAGGTGCGGCGGTTCCGCAGCGATCAGGGGCTGGCCGATCGCCAGCGGGTGCCGGCGCGGCTGTCCGAGATCACTGCGGCTGGTCTGGACAGCCACGTGCCGGCGATCAGCGCCCTGGCCTGGCTGACCCCGCCTTCGGCGGACTTCTCCGCATCGGCCGCGGTCGAGGTGCGGCTGTCGGACGCCACCGTGGTGGTCGAGGTCGACACCTCCGGCACCGTCGACGTCGCCGCCGAGCGGCGACGGCTGGAAAAGGACCTGGCCGCCGCGCAGAAGGAACTGGCGGGCACCTCGGCGAAACTGGGCAACGACGCGTTCCTGGCCAAGGCGCCGGCCGACGTCGTCGACAAGATCCGCGCCCGCCAGCAGGTGGCCGACGAGGAAGTCGCGCGGATCACGGCACGCCTGGCTGCGCTGCGGGAATGA
- the ndk gene encoding nucleoside-diphosphate kinase, whose product MTERTLVLIKPDGVQRRLVGEIISRIEAKGLDIVALELKSVSDDLARAHYAEHDGKPFFGSLLEFITSGPVVAAVLEGPRAIAAFRQLAGGTDPVEKAVPGTIRGDLGLETQFNLVHGSDSPESAAREIELWFPAG is encoded by the coding sequence GTGACTGAGCGAACCCTGGTTCTGATCAAGCCCGACGGTGTGCAGCGCCGGCTCGTCGGGGAGATCATCAGCCGTATCGAAGCCAAAGGCCTGGACATCGTCGCCCTCGAGCTCAAGAGCGTCAGCGACGACCTCGCGCGCGCTCATTACGCCGAGCACGACGGCAAGCCGTTCTTCGGCTCGCTGCTGGAGTTCATCACCTCCGGACCGGTGGTAGCGGCCGTTCTGGAGGGTCCCCGGGCCATCGCGGCGTTCCGGCAACTGGCCGGGGGCACCGATCCCGTCGAGAAGGCCGTCCCGGGCACCATCCGTGGCGACCTCGGCCTGGAAACGCAGTTCAACCTCGTGCACGGGTCGGACTCGCCGGAGTCGGCGGCCCGCGAGATCGAACTCTGGTTTCCCGCGGGCTAA
- a CDS encoding FAD-dependent oxidoreductase: MSARIVVVGAGIAGLTTAVALQQAGHDVAVFEQRIDVASGAGISIWPNALAALDELGLGDPVRRAGGRVSAGALRWRDGSWLRRPAAQRIVTALGEPLVVIHRAELTDILRAALRAGTVRTGCTVTGVGIDASSVQLHLADGHAVDAQAVVGADGVGSVLARVLNGPLRARYVGYTAWRGIAAYPLDPALSGETMGPGTEFGHVPLGDEHTYWFATERVPENARSPEGKQDHLRQLFEGWADPIPALIDATEPAGLLRNDLYDRQRARRWSRGPVVLVGDAAHPMRPHLGQGGCQGIEDGVILARFVELADGLTAAFDGFAAFRRRRVAPLIRESALIGRIVNLRPAALSGVASRASALIPEAAVTAHLSSIAARSAFRLPTAAQVSGRRAG; encoded by the coding sequence ATGTCCGCTCGGATCGTCGTCGTCGGGGCCGGGATCGCGGGGTTGACCACGGCGGTCGCGTTGCAGCAGGCCGGACATGACGTCGCGGTGTTCGAGCAGCGCATCGATGTCGCCAGCGGTGCCGGCATCAGCATCTGGCCCAACGCGCTGGCCGCACTCGACGAACTCGGCCTCGGCGATCCGGTGCGGCGCGCCGGCGGCCGGGTCAGCGCCGGCGCGTTGCGGTGGCGTGACGGCTCCTGGCTGCGCCGCCCTGCCGCGCAGCGCATCGTCACTGCGCTCGGAGAACCGCTGGTGGTGATCCACCGCGCGGAGTTGACCGACATCCTGCGCGCAGCGCTGCGCGCGGGGACCGTGCGCACCGGCTGCACCGTGACCGGGGTCGGGATCGACGCGTCGTCGGTTCAGCTGCACCTGGCCGACGGGCACGCAGTGGACGCCCAGGCCGTGGTCGGTGCGGACGGGGTGGGCTCAGTACTGGCCCGCGTCCTCAACGGGCCGTTGCGCGCCCGCTACGTCGGGTACACCGCGTGGCGCGGCATCGCCGCCTACCCCTTGGACCCTGCGCTGTCCGGGGAGACGATGGGGCCGGGCACCGAATTCGGTCACGTCCCCCTGGGCGACGAGCACACCTATTGGTTCGCCACCGAACGTGTCCCGGAGAATGCCCGGTCTCCCGAAGGGAAGCAGGACCATCTGCGGCAGCTGTTCGAGGGCTGGGCCGACCCGATACCGGCGTTGATCGACGCGACGGAGCCGGCCGGCCTGCTGCGTAACGACCTCTACGACCGCCAGCGGGCGCGCCGGTGGTCGCGCGGTCCGGTGGTCCTGGTGGGCGATGCCGCCCACCCGATGCGGCCGCACCTCGGCCAAGGCGGTTGCCAAGGCATCGAGGACGGGGTCATCCTGGCGCGGTTTGTCGAGCTCGCCGACGGGCTGACCGCCGCATTCGACGGCTTCGCGGCGTTCCGGCGCCGGCGGGTCGCCCCGCTGATACGGGAGTCGGCGCTGATCGGGCGGATCGTCAATCTACGACCCGCGGCGCTCAGTGGGGTCGCCAGCCGCGCGTCGGCGCTGATCCCGGAGGCCGCCGTGACCGCACATCTGTCCTCGATCGCTGCGCGCAGCGCCTTCCGGCTGCCGACGGCGGCGCAGGTCAGCGGGCGGCGCGCGGGATGA
- the folC gene encoding bifunctional tetrahydrofolate synthase/dihydrofolate synthase, protein MTNPHAPEPTPDEVAALLQVEHLLDQRWPETKIEPSTARIAALMEMLGSPQLGYPSIHVAGTNGKTSVARMIDALLTALHRRTGRTTSPHLQSAVERISIDGAPISPATYVETYREIEPFVELVDQQSESGALGEPGPRMSKFEVVTAMAFAAFADAPIDVAVVEVGLGGRWDATNVVNAPVAVITPIGLDHTDYLGDNLATIAGEKAGIIHRQRDDLVPTDTVAVIARQAPEAMEALLAQALRADAAVAREDSEFAVRSRALAIGGQLLELQGLGGVYPEIFVPLHGEHQAHNAVLALAAVEAFFGAGAQRQLDVDAVRAGFASVTSPGRMERMRSAPTVFIDAAHNPAGAAALAQALGEEFDFRFLVGVVSVMADKDVDGILAALEPAFDQLVVTHNGSPRALEVDALAVKAEEVFGPERVIVAATLPDSIETATALVEDSGTDDESGAGMSGAGIVITGSVVTAGAARTLFGKDPA, encoded by the coding sequence ATGACGAACCCGCACGCCCCCGAGCCGACACCCGACGAGGTCGCGGCGCTGCTGCAGGTCGAGCATCTGCTCGACCAGCGGTGGCCGGAGACCAAGATCGAGCCCAGCACGGCGCGGATCGCGGCGCTGATGGAGATGCTGGGGTCCCCGCAGTTGGGCTACCCGTCCATCCACGTCGCCGGCACCAACGGCAAGACGTCGGTGGCGCGCATGATCGACGCCTTGCTGACCGCGCTGCACCGCCGCACCGGCCGCACCACCAGCCCCCACCTGCAGTCGGCGGTCGAGCGCATCAGCATCGACGGTGCCCCGATCAGTCCGGCCACCTACGTCGAGACCTACCGCGAGATCGAGCCTTTCGTCGAACTCGTCGACCAGCAGTCCGAGTCCGGTGCACTCGGCGAGCCGGGCCCGAGGATGAGCAAGTTCGAGGTCGTCACCGCGATGGCGTTCGCCGCGTTCGCTGATGCGCCGATCGACGTCGCCGTCGTGGAGGTCGGTCTCGGGGGGCGCTGGGACGCCACCAACGTCGTCAACGCGCCGGTGGCCGTCATCACTCCGATCGGGTTGGACCACACCGACTACCTGGGCGACAACCTGGCGACGATCGCCGGCGAGAAGGCCGGCATCATCCACCGGCAGCGCGACGACCTCGTCCCCACCGACACCGTCGCGGTGATCGCGCGCCAGGCCCCGGAAGCCATGGAAGCCCTGCTGGCGCAGGCGCTGCGCGCCGACGCGGCGGTCGCGCGCGAGGATTCCGAGTTCGCTGTGCGCAGCCGTGCGCTGGCCATCGGCGGTCAGCTGCTCGAACTGCAAGGCCTCGGCGGCGTCTACCCGGAGATCTTCGTCCCACTGCACGGCGAACACCAGGCGCACAACGCGGTGCTCGCGCTCGCCGCGGTCGAGGCGTTCTTCGGGGCGGGGGCCCAGCGCCAACTCGACGTCGACGCCGTACGGGCGGGTTTCGCCAGCGTCACCTCGCCCGGACGGATGGAGAGAATGCGCAGCGCCCCCACCGTCTTCATCGACGCCGCGCACAATCCGGCCGGCGCCGCGGCGCTCGCGCAGGCGCTGGGGGAGGAGTTCGACTTCCGCTTCCTGGTCGGCGTGGTGTCGGTGATGGCCGACAAGGACGTCGACGGGATTCTCGCCGCTCTGGAGCCGGCCTTCGATCAGCTCGTCGTCACCCACAATGGCTCGCCGCGCGCGCTGGAGGTCGACGCGCTGGCCGTCAAGGCCGAGGAGGTGTTCGGCCCCGAGCGGGTGATCGTCGCAGCGACCCTGCCCGACTCGATCGAAACGGCCACCGCCTTGGTCGAGGACTCCGGCACCGACGACGAATCCGGAGCCGGGATGAGCGGCGCCGGGATCGTGATCACCGGCTCGGTGGTGACCGCCGGTGCGGCGCGCACCCTCTTCGGAAAGGATCCGGCGTGA
- a CDS encoding S9 family peptidase yields MPPADEDPAARTSPTALPAPFHDLDDFLALPRVSGLAVSADGTRVVTTVSELNDKRTEFVSAVWELDPEGQRSARRLTYGIKGESAPEFTVDNDLLFLAVRPGPDDDAPPRSVWRLPAGGGEAAELITFPGGADRVLSARAATTTVLGASMLTLADTVDDDRRLRTLRKDTKVSALLHTGYPVRYWDHDLGPGQAHLFADDGAAEARHLTPHPGDALREADIDLSRDGAFLVTTWRQPAPRGGRRSVLVRIDVDSARRTTVADDPDADLGTPAISPDGRSVAYLRETLSTPQSVPRITLWLKHFDGHAVELTGAWDRWPTSVTWSCDGSSLLVTADDNGRGPIFVVDPSGPEVRALVADDYTYTDVRAAPGGVVYALRSSYLAPPHPVRIDPDGSVAVLPCVDMPAIPGALEEVTARTADGHTVRSWLALPRDDAPAPLLVWIHGGPLASWNAWHWRWNPWVMVAAGYAVLLPDPALSTGYGQHFIQRGWGAWGAAPYTDVMAATDAACAHPKVDARRAAAMGGSFGGYLANWIAGHTDRFCAIVTHASLWALDQFGATTDGAYWWAREMTPEMTAANSPHRFVSDIVTPMLVIHGDKDYRVPIGEALRLWYELLSASGLPAADDGSTEHRFLYFPSENHWVLNPQHAKLWYQTVLAFLARHVLGRDGEWPELLG; encoded by the coding sequence GTGCCTCCCGCTGACGAAGATCCCGCCGCGAGAACGTCGCCGACAGCCTTGCCGGCGCCCTTTCACGACCTCGACGACTTCCTCGCCCTGCCGCGGGTGTCCGGGCTCGCGGTGTCTGCCGACGGCACCCGTGTGGTCACCACGGTGTCCGAGCTCAACGACAAGCGCACCGAATTCGTCAGCGCCGTATGGGAACTCGACCCCGAAGGGCAACGGTCGGCCCGTCGGCTGACCTACGGCATCAAGGGTGAGTCGGCGCCGGAGTTCACCGTCGACAACGACCTGTTGTTCCTCGCGGTGCGGCCCGGCCCGGATGACGACGCCCCACCGCGCTCGGTCTGGCGGCTGCCCGCCGGCGGCGGGGAAGCCGCCGAGCTGATCACCTTTCCCGGCGGGGCGGACCGGGTCCTGTCGGCGCGCGCCGCGACGACCACGGTGCTGGGCGCCTCGATGCTGACCTTGGCGGACACCGTCGACGACGACCGACGACTGCGCACCCTGCGCAAGGACACCAAGGTCTCGGCGCTGCTCCACACCGGCTACCCGGTGCGGTACTGGGATCACGACCTCGGGCCGGGGCAGGCCCACCTGTTCGCCGACGACGGGGCTGCCGAAGCCCGTCACCTCACACCGCATCCCGGTGATGCGCTGCGGGAGGCCGACATCGACCTCAGTCGCGACGGCGCCTTCCTCGTGACGACGTGGCGACAGCCGGCGCCGCGCGGAGGGCGGCGCAGCGTTCTGGTGCGCATCGACGTCGACAGCGCCCGCCGCACCACGGTGGCCGACGATCCCGACGCCGACCTGGGCACTCCGGCCATCTCACCGGACGGACGGTCGGTGGCCTACCTGCGGGAGACGTTGTCCACCCCGCAGAGCGTGCCGCGGATCACGTTGTGGCTCAAACACTTCGACGGGCACGCTGTCGAGCTGACCGGCGCCTGGGACCGTTGGCCCACGTCAGTGACGTGGAGCTGTGACGGCTCGTCGTTGCTCGTGACCGCCGACGACAACGGGCGCGGGCCGATCTTCGTCGTCGACCCGTCCGGCCCGGAGGTGCGCGCACTGGTCGCCGACGACTACACCTACACCGATGTGCGCGCAGCCCCGGGCGGGGTGGTGTACGCGCTGCGCAGTTCCTATCTCGCGCCGCCGCACCCGGTGCGTATCGATCCCGACGGCTCGGTCGCGGTGCTGCCGTGTGTCGATATGCCCGCCATCCCCGGCGCGTTGGAGGAGGTCACCGCCCGGACGGCCGATGGACACACCGTCCGGTCCTGGCTGGCGCTGCCGCGCGACGACGCTCCGGCACCACTGCTGGTGTGGATCCACGGCGGACCGTTGGCCAGTTGGAATGCCTGGCACTGGCGGTGGAACCCCTGGGTGATGGTGGCCGCGGGCTACGCGGTGCTGTTGCCCGATCCTGCGCTGTCGACCGGGTACGGTCAGCACTTCATCCAACGGGGTTGGGGCGCCTGGGGGGCGGCCCCGTATACGGACGTGATGGCGGCCACCGACGCCGCCTGCGCGCACCCGAAGGTCGACGCGCGCCGCGCCGCGGCGATGGGCGGATCGTTCGGCGGCTATCTGGCCAACTGGATCGCCGGGCACACCGACCGCTTCTGCGCGATCGTGACCCACGCCAGTCTGTGGGCGCTCGACCAGTTCGGCGCGACCACCGACGGCGCGTACTGGTGGGCGCGGGAGATGACGCCGGAGATGACCGCGGCGAACTCGCCGCACCGCTTCGTCTCCGACATCGTCACCCCGATGCTGGTCATCCACGGTGACAAGGACTACCGGGTTCCGATCGGCGAGGCGCTGAGGCTCTGGTACGAACTGCTCAGCGCCTCGGGATTGCCCGCAGCCGACGATGGCAGCACCGAGCACCGGTTCCTGTACTTCCCGTCGGAGAATCACTGGGTGCTCAACCCGCAACATGCCAAGCTCTGGTATCAGACCGTGCTGGCGTTCCTGGCCCGTCACGTGCTCGGGCGGGACGGCGAGTGGCCCGAACTGCTCGGGTAA
- a CDS encoding DUF4233 domain-containing protein — MAGTLILEAIVVLLALPVVGAVGGGLTPVSTSYVIGAAVLLVLMAGVQGRSWAIWANLAVQLLLVGGWVIYPGLGFIGVLFLVVWLLIAYLRAEVLRRQRRGLLPGQQADPE; from the coding sequence ATGGCCGGCACATTGATCCTCGAGGCGATCGTGGTCTTGCTGGCGCTGCCCGTTGTCGGTGCGGTCGGCGGCGGCCTGACGCCGGTGTCGACCAGCTATGTCATCGGCGCGGCGGTCCTGCTGGTGCTGATGGCGGGCGTGCAGGGACGGTCCTGGGCCATCTGGGCGAACCTGGCCGTCCAGCTGCTCCTGGTCGGCGGCTGGGTGATCTATCCGGGGCTGGGTTTCATCGGGGTGCTGTTCCTGGTGGTGTGGTTGCTGATCGCGTACCTGCGGGCCGAGGTGCTGCGCCGGCAACGGCGCGGTCTGCTGCCCGGTCAGCAGGCCGACCCCGAGTGA
- a CDS encoding transglycosylase family protein, translating into MNMSKLVSKGLMATAITGALAVVPMALSDSTTATAHADSVNWDAIAQCESGGNWSINTGNGHYGGLQFKPATWTANGGQGNPARASRAEQIRVAENVLRTQGIKAWPKCGPKGLTTASWTTTPAPTAPAAPAPARANGCAGMPTSVFGGIIDLRQMCTALFIPRAAR; encoded by the coding sequence ATGAACATGAGCAAGCTGGTTTCCAAGGGTTTGATGGCCACCGCAATCACCGGAGCGCTCGCCGTCGTGCCGATGGCACTGTCGGACAGCACCACCGCCACGGCCCATGCCGACTCGGTCAACTGGGACGCCATCGCGCAGTGCGAGTCCGGCGGCAACTGGTCGATCAACACCGGCAACGGCCACTACGGAGGCCTGCAGTTCAAGCCGGCCACCTGGACGGCCAACGGCGGTCAGGGCAACCCGGCCCGCGCCTCCCGCGCCGAGCAGATCCGGGTCGCCGAGAACGTCCTGCGCACGCAGGGCATCAAGGCCTGGCCGAAGTGCGGTCCCAAGGGCCTGACCACCGCCAGCTGGACCACCACTCCCGCCCCGACTGCACCCGCCGCCCCGGCGCCGGCCCGCGCCAACGGATGCGCGGGAATGCCGACATCGGTGTTCGGCGGCATCATCGACCTGCGCCAGATGTGCACCGCGCTGTTCATCCCGCGCGCCGCCCGCTGA